In one Desulfoferula mesophila genomic region, the following are encoded:
- the infA gene encoding translation initiation factor IF-1, protein MSRDDLIHLEGQVTRTLGGGQMEVVTEQGHTLRAVLSGRMKRFKIKVLVGDRVRVSVSPYDLTHGLITYRLK, encoded by the coding sequence TTGAGCCGCGACGATCTTATCCACCTTGAAGGCCAGGTCACCCGCACTTTGGGCGGGGGGCAGATGGAAGTGGTCACCGAACAAGGACACACCCTGCGCGCCGTACTTAGCGGCAGGATGAAGCGATTCAAGATCAAGGTTCTGGTGGGGGACCGGGTTCGGGTCAGCGTTTCTCCCTACGACCTCACCCACGGACTCATCACCTACCGGCTCAAGTAG
- a CDS encoding gamma carbonic anhydrase family protein, with translation MIESINGKTPIVDPSAFIAPGAVVLGDVELGPQVSVWYGCVLRGDINWIRVGARTNLQDGSVIHVAHVGQGTMVGSEVVVGHRVVLHSCTVGDQVLIGMGAVVLDRAQVGEGSIVAAGAVVPPGMIVPPDTMVAGVPAKVIRPVTPEQRQATVATMERYLKAMAMHQHMADDGGRRA, from the coding sequence ATGATCGAATCCATCAACGGCAAAACGCCCATAGTGGACCCCAGCGCCTTCATCGCGCCGGGAGCGGTGGTCCTGGGCGACGTGGAGTTGGGTCCGCAGGTGAGCGTGTGGTACGGCTGCGTGCTGCGTGGCGACATCAACTGGATCCGGGTGGGCGCGAGAACCAACCTGCAAGACGGCTCGGTCATCCACGTGGCCCACGTGGGCCAAGGCACCATGGTGGGCAGCGAGGTGGTGGTGGGCCATCGGGTGGTCCTGCATTCGTGCACCGTGGGCGACCAGGTGCTCATCGGCATGGGCGCGGTGGTGCTGGACCGGGCCCAAGTGGGCGAGGGCTCCATCGTGGCCGCCGGGGCGGTGGTGCCGCCGGGCATGATCGTGCCGCCCGACACCATGGTGGCTGGGGTTCCGGCCAAGGTCATCCGGCCGGTCACCCCTGAGCAGCGCCAGGCCACCGTGGCCACCATGGAGCGCTACCTCAAGGCCATGGCCATGCACCAGCACATGGCCGACGACGGCGGGCGCCGGGCCTAG
- a CDS encoding RelA/SpoT family protein, giving the protein MQRINEIIDAVREYHPGADVSAIQKAYVFSAKVHKGQVRRSGEPYLSHPLAVAALLAEMHTDVASICAALLHDAVEDTNTTVEDVANLLGTEVASLVDGVTKITQISATTTKTAQQAENMRKMILAMANDIRVLLIKLADRLHNMRTLGYMPPAKQRSIAQETRDIYAPMAHRLGIRRWQAELEDWTLYFLEPNIYQRIKDGVATRKSERERFIEEVKQVLQEQIAEQGIKCSVDGRPKHFYSIYRKMQRRGVDIDQLYDLIAFRVVVERLRDCYEALGVVHNVWKPIPGRFRDYIGMPKPNMYQSLHTSVVGPMGQRMEVQIRTDEMHRVAEEGIAAHWRYKEQGAGDEAEEGRFAWLRKLMEWQRDLEDPTEFMQSLKMNLYPGEIFVFTPGGEVKALPRGATPVDFAYSIHTEVGHQCVGARVNGRMVPLKSQLATGDQVEIITQSNHKPSKDWLNFVVSGRARSKIRSYIRESERSRSVSLGSEILDKELRKHKLTLAAVLKDGKLAQVMSDLSFQDSEHLLAAVAYGKVSPRHIVNKILPRPTEEEQEKPGLIERSLKRLRRRPTPEGIKVKGLDDILVRFAKCCNPLPGDEVVGYITRGRGVTIHRSDCNHVADLDPERRVEVEWDLAKEEVRPVRIQVISADRAGILADMAGVMKKHDINIMEAEVKTTEELKGIATFTIQVHDAKQLHRVLKDIAGLKDILSVRRMDH; this is encoded by the coding sequence CTGCAACGCATCAACGAAATCATCGACGCGGTCCGGGAATACCACCCCGGCGCCGACGTCAGCGCCATACAGAAGGCCTACGTGTTTTCGGCCAAGGTGCACAAGGGCCAGGTGCGCCGCTCGGGCGAGCCCTACCTGAGCCATCCCCTGGCCGTGGCCGCCCTGCTGGCCGAGATGCACACCGACGTGGCCAGCATCTGCGCGGCCCTGCTGCACGACGCGGTGGAGGACACCAACACCACCGTGGAGGACGTGGCCAACCTGTTGGGCACGGAGGTGGCTTCCCTGGTGGACGGGGTGACCAAGATCACCCAGATCAGCGCCACCACCACCAAGACGGCCCAGCAGGCCGAGAACATGCGCAAGATGATCCTGGCCATGGCCAACGACATCCGCGTGCTTCTGATCAAGCTGGCCGACCGTTTGCACAACATGCGCACCCTGGGCTACATGCCCCCGGCCAAGCAGCGCTCCATCGCCCAGGAGACCCGCGACATCTACGCCCCCATGGCCCACCGTCTGGGTATCCGCCGCTGGCAGGCCGAGTTGGAGGACTGGACCCTCTACTTCCTGGAACCCAACATCTACCAGCGCATCAAGGACGGGGTGGCCACCCGCAAGAGCGAACGGGAGCGCTTCATCGAAGAGGTGAAGCAGGTGCTCCAGGAGCAGATAGCCGAACAGGGCATCAAGTGCAGCGTGGACGGGCGGCCCAAGCACTTCTACAGCATCTACCGCAAGATGCAGCGCCGGGGCGTGGACATAGACCAACTCTACGACCTCATCGCCTTCCGGGTGGTGGTGGAACGGCTGCGGGACTGCTACGAGGCCCTGGGGGTGGTGCACAACGTGTGGAAGCCCATCCCCGGCCGCTTCCGCGACTACATCGGCATGCCCAAGCCCAACATGTACCAGTCGCTGCACACCTCGGTGGTTGGCCCCATGGGCCAGCGCATGGAGGTGCAGATCCGCACCGACGAGATGCACCGGGTGGCCGAGGAAGGCATCGCCGCCCACTGGCGCTACAAGGAGCAAGGCGCCGGCGACGAGGCCGAGGAGGGCCGCTTCGCCTGGTTGCGCAAGCTGATGGAGTGGCAGCGGGATCTGGAAGACCCCACCGAGTTCATGCAGTCGCTCAAGATGAACCTCTACCCCGGCGAGATCTTCGTGTTCACCCCCGGCGGGGAGGTGAAAGCCCTGCCCCGGGGGGCCACCCCGGTGGACTTCGCCTATTCCATCCACACCGAGGTGGGCCACCAGTGCGTGGGGGCCCGGGTCAACGGCCGCATGGTGCCCTTGAAGAGCCAACTGGCCACCGGCGACCAGGTGGAGATCATAACCCAGAGCAACCACAAGCCCAGCAAGGACTGGCTGAACTTCGTGGTCAGCGGCCGGGCTCGCTCCAAGATACGTTCCTACATCCGCGAGTCGGAGCGCTCCCGCTCGGTGAGCCTGGGCAGCGAAATCCTGGACAAGGAGTTGCGCAAGCACAAGCTTACCCTGGCCGCGGTGCTAAAAGACGGCAAGCTGGCTCAGGTGATGAGCGATCTGTCCTTTCAGGACAGCGAGCACTTGCTGGCCGCGGTGGCCTACGGCAAGGTGTCGCCGCGCCACATCGTCAACAAGATATTGCCCCGCCCCACCGAGGAAGAGCAGGAAAAACCGGGGCTGATCGAGCGCTCCCTGAAGCGCTTGCGCCGCCGCCCCACCCCGGAAGGCATCAAGGTGAAGGGCCTGGACGACATCCTGGTGCGCTTCGCCAAGTGCTGCAACCCCCTGCCCGGCGACGAGGTGGTGGGCTACATCACCCGGGGCCGGGGGGTGACCATCCACCGGAGCGACTGCAACCATGTGGCCGACCTGGACCCCGAGCGGCGGGTGGAGGTGGAGTGGGACCTGGCCAAGGAAGAGGTGCGGCCGGTGCGCATCCAGGTGATCAGCGCCGACCGGGCGGGCATCCTGGCCGACATGGCCGGGGTGATGAAAAAGCACGACATCAACATCATGGAGGCCGAGGTCAAGACCACCGAGGAGCTCAAGGGCATCGCCACCTTCACCATCCAGGTGCACGACGCCAAACAGCTCCACCGGGTGCTCAAGGACATAGCCGGGCTCAAGGACATCCTGTCGGTGCGCAGAATGGATCATTAG
- a CDS encoding NUDIX domain-containing protein, with translation MAKPVTPRFCASCGGALLATKGLNAGGAPFVCSSCGLPVYEDPKVAAAVVVRTEEGILLLRRAQRDRAYGKWILPGGHVDRGEVVLEAARREVLEETGLRVEMTGLLDVYSYTNYPWVLVVYTATANGGRLRPSPEALEIKAFNQEEVPWDELGYESTAHALRDYIARLS, from the coding sequence ATGGCCAAACCCGTCACCCCCCGTTTTTGCGCTTCCTGCGGCGGCGCCCTTTTGGCCACCAAGGGCCTCAACGCCGGTGGAGCCCCCTTTGTCTGCTCCTCCTGCGGCCTGCCGGTTTATGAAGACCCCAAGGTGGCCGCCGCCGTGGTGGTGCGCACCGAGGAGGGTATACTTTTGCTGCGCCGGGCCCAGAGGGACCGCGCCTACGGCAAGTGGATTTTGCCCGGCGGCCACGTGGACCGCGGCGAGGTGGTCCTGGAGGCCGCCCGGCGCGAGGTGCTGGAGGAGACCGGCCTGCGGGTGGAGATGACCGGCCTGTTGGACGTCTACTCCTATACAAACTACCCCTGGGTGCTGGTGGTCTACACCGCCACCGCCAACGGCGGCCGCCTGCGGCCCAGCCCCGAGGCCCTGGAGATAAAAGCCTTCAACCAAGAAGAAGTGCCTTGGGACGAGTTGGGCTACGAATCCACGGCCCACGCCCTACGGGACTATATCGCCCGACTTTCCTGA
- the rpmB gene encoding 50S ribosomal protein L28 has product MSQVCEYCGKKPQVGNNVSHAHRKTKRRFNPNLQRVRTVENGHVRRVRVCTRCLRSGVINKPA; this is encoded by the coding sequence ATGAGCCAGGTATGCGAATATTGCGGTAAGAAGCCCCAGGTGGGCAACAACGTCAGCCACGCCCACAGGAAGACCAAGCGGCGTTTCAACCCCAACCTGCAACGCGTGCGCACCGTGGAAAACGGGCATGTGCGTCGGGTTAGGGTGTGCACTCGCTGCCTGCGCTCGGGCGTGATCAACAAGCCCGCCTAA
- a CDS encoding STAS domain-containing protein has product MEVSVVANDDQVRIGIVGNIDERGAEEVKRRFLDLDLASYKQVVLDFSGVTFIGSSGIGKLLLLYKNLAPHGGTVRIDNMPKDIYNMFKVVKLDKILKISLAP; this is encoded by the coding sequence ATGGAAGTTAGCGTCGTCGCCAACGACGATCAAGTACGCATCGGCATCGTGGGCAACATTGATGAACGCGGCGCGGAAGAGGTAAAAAGGCGTTTTTTGGATCTGGACTTAGCCTCGTACAAGCAGGTTGTCCTGGACTTTAGCGGCGTCACCTTCATCGGCAGCTCCGGCATAGGCAAATTATTGCTCTTATACAAGAACTTGGCCCCGCATGGCGGCACGGTGCGCATAGACAACATGCCCAAGGACATCTACAACATGTTCAAGGTGGTCAAGTTGGACAAGATTTTAAAGATATCCCTGGCCCCCTGA
- a CDS encoding Sfum_1244 family protein, which produces MGQAASPPPGLLEQVRANCAIADASVAGRFSLCGLLLRLRNLYKWEQGLPPWREQDTGQVLEWVSQREQLWEEVLEKQPQPLSLDGRSYDPFDTQGINQVLAPLGLHYGAGVVGGGAPVFFLARQEKTWRVNGLLVHQLGEEFTNDILFLPGLRQGSDIFLRQSPFPYLVWDLLADPRPSQTAFKRFALAAYGRDYREVVAHPSWEALAPVLAGEMEAVLWHEMGEAGDAAPAQELLARAAGEHPGSDVEHFVRGIKDLMADCGPQGRLAQIIAHQSQGALGLYPVWQAGFLKLLFPEIGPAVRAFMDHGDWDAVEQARGEGWRKAREAAQELEEILTGYQGAAARTLVRRVVMEPLVGATSPRAED; this is translated from the coding sequence ATGGGCCAGGCCGCTTCGCCGCCGCCCGGACTGCTGGAGCAGGTGCGGGCCAACTGCGCCATAGCCGACGCCTCGGTGGCCGGGCGCTTCAGCCTGTGCGGCCTGCTCTTGCGCCTGCGCAATCTCTACAAATGGGAGCAGGGCCTGCCGCCCTGGCGGGAGCAGGACACCGGCCAGGTGCTGGAGTGGGTGAGCCAGCGGGAGCAACTCTGGGAGGAGGTGCTGGAAAAGCAGCCCCAACCACTTTCCCTGGACGGCCGCAGCTACGATCCCTTTGACACCCAGGGGATCAACCAGGTGCTGGCCCCCCTGGGCCTGCACTACGGGGCCGGGGTGGTGGGCGGCGGCGCGCCGGTGTTTTTTTTGGCCCGGCAAGAGAAGACCTGGCGGGTAAACGGCCTGTTGGTGCACCAACTGGGCGAGGAGTTCACCAACGACATCCTCTTCCTGCCCGGCCTGCGCCAGGGGAGCGACATCTTCCTGCGCCAAAGCCCCTTTCCCTACCTGGTGTGGGACCTGTTGGCCGATCCCCGGCCCAGCCAGACCGCCTTCAAGCGCTTCGCCCTGGCCGCCTATGGCCGGGACTACCGCGAGGTGGTGGCCCATCCCTCCTGGGAGGCCTTGGCCCCGGTGCTGGCGGGTGAGATGGAGGCGGTGCTGTGGCACGAGATGGGCGAGGCCGGGGACGCGGCCCCGGCCCAGGAGCTGTTGGCCCGGGCCGCGGGGGAGCATCCGGGCAGCGACGTGGAGCACTTCGTGCGGGGGATCAAGGATCTCATGGCCGACTGCGGCCCCCAGGGGCGTTTGGCCCAAATCATAGCCCACCAAAGCCAAGGCGCCCTGGGCCTGTACCCGGTATGGCAGGCCGGTTTCCTCAAGCTGCTATTCCCGGAAATAGGCCCCGCGGTGCGCGCCTTCATGGACCACGGCGACTGGGACGCGGTGGAACAGGCGCGCGGGGAAGGCTGGCGCAAGGCGCGGGAGGCGGCCCAGGAGCTGGAAGAGATACTTACCGGCTACCAAGGCGCCGCGGCCCGCACCCTGGTGCGCCGGGTGGTCATGGAACCCTTGGTGGGAGCGACTTCGCCCAGGGCCGAGGATTAG
- a CDS encoding ChaN family lipoprotein yields MSLGRRGVGWAGLVLLALALSAGCAGLNPAPPRALAPGDWLAPPDPRPLSPAELQQRLSRARVVLVGERHDHPGHHAIQLQVLKALAAQGPLVLGVEWLEQEAQPACDALSAGKISLEEFRAQVQWDKKWGYPWKMAAPIFAEVRAKGLTLVALNAPQSVVRQVAAKGLKSLTPEQRAEIAPALNLDDPIYREKVARQFAFHGVKDPQAQEDFFAAQVVRDETMAHNLALRLYPWPDGGKRGLVLAGAGHLAGDLGLPPRIARRLPGAKPLIILPVSPKGAQAMLEATHLPAELLAVSTPAPPPPPRLGLLLRVKNGGLVVERLIPDSPAQKAGVLPGDLLLAVDGKPLTSPKGIHDAIKAAPFAPHAYLLERDGRRITIKITLSQPVPTARPK; encoded by the coding sequence TTGTCCTTGGGGCGTCGCGGCGTGGGCTGGGCGGGCTTGGTTTTGCTCGCGCTGGCCCTGTCCGCGGGTTGCGCCGGCTTGAACCCGGCGCCGCCCCGCGCCCTGGCGCCGGGGGATTGGCTGGCCCCGCCCGATCCCCGGCCCCTGAGCCCCGCTGAGTTGCAACAGCGCCTGTCTCGGGCCAGGGTGGTGCTGGTGGGCGAGCGCCACGACCACCCCGGCCACCACGCCATTCAACTGCAGGTGCTCAAGGCCCTGGCCGCCCAGGGCCCCCTGGTGTTGGGGGTGGAGTGGCTGGAGCAAGAGGCCCAACCGGCTTGCGACGCCCTGTCCGCCGGCAAGATCAGCCTGGAGGAGTTCCGCGCCCAGGTGCAATGGGATAAAAAATGGGGCTACCCCTGGAAGATGGCGGCCCCCATCTTTGCCGAGGTGCGCGCCAAAGGCCTCACCCTGGTGGCCCTCAACGCCCCCCAGAGCGTGGTACGCCAGGTAGCGGCCAAGGGCCTTAAGTCCCTTACCCCAGAGCAGCGGGCCGAAATCGCCCCGGCGCTTAACCTGGACGATCCGATTTACCGCGAAAAAGTGGCCCGCCAGTTCGCCTTTCACGGCGTGAAAGATCCCCAGGCCCAGGAAGATTTTTTCGCGGCCCAGGTGGTGCGCGACGAAACCATGGCCCACAACCTGGCCCTGCGCCTGTATCCCTGGCCCGACGGCGGCAAGCGGGGCCTGGTGCTGGCCGGGGCCGGCCATTTGGCCGGGGATCTAGGCCTGCCCCCGCGCATCGCCCGGCGCCTGCCCGGGGCCAAGCCCCTGATCATCCTGCCGGTGAGCCCCAAAGGCGCCCAGGCCATGCTGGAGGCCACGCACCTACCGGCCGAGCTGTTGGCCGTGTCCACGCCGGCCCCTCCCCCGCCGCCGCGCCTGGGCCTGTTACTGCGGGTCAAGAACGGCGGTCTGGTGGTGGAGCGGCTGATCCCGGATAGCCCGGCCCAAAAGGCGGGGGTACTGCCCGGCGACCTGCTCTTGGCGGTGGACGGCAAACCCCTGACCTCGCCCAAGGGCATCCACGACGCCATCAAGGCCGCGCCCTTTGCGCCCCACGCCTACCTCCTGGAGCGCGACGGCCGGCGGATCACCATCAAAATTACTCTTTCCCAGCCGGTCCCCACCGCGCGGCCCAAATAG
- a CDS encoding M23 family metallopeptidase: MARGKSSLWLIVLVLILVLIGAGAFYVWPHLEGEPPQIALATPLKHLGKSSSLTLKVSDQGRGLSWVRVTLVQEQRKSVLLNQTSEVLGAPLATLKLDIKPLEMGMRQGQATLVVEAGDRSWRSWMKGNMTVKEFQVMVDTTPPRLASLSQIIHINRGGAGLAVYTVNEADSQHGVRVGDLVFTGWSPWPQQPGTKLCYFAYPEDAPKDQAIELWAQDPAGNQAKLPLNVKVHWKNFRTDVINLNDAFMNKVAARFADQIPADRQTPLAKFLWINQDLRQKNNAKIHEASKPSQAYQLWQNTLERPLGARKAAFGDRREYVLDKKVVSRSVHLGQDLAHTERSPVKATASGMVRYAADMGIYGNCVILSHGQGVATLYGHLSELKVKAGDKVARGQVIGLSGMTGLALGDHLHFSVLVDGVFVQPTEWWDPHWVQDNVLLRFKEAGLPQPLPPAGK; this comes from the coding sequence ATGGCCCGCGGAAAAAGCAGCCTTTGGCTGATAGTCCTCGTTTTGATCCTGGTTCTCATCGGCGCCGGCGCCTTTTACGTCTGGCCCCATCTGGAAGGCGAGCCGCCCCAGATAGCTTTGGCAACTCCCTTGAAACACCTGGGCAAAAGCAGCTCGCTCACGCTCAAGGTGAGCGACCAGGGACGCGGACTGTCCTGGGTGCGGGTCACCTTGGTGCAGGAGCAGCGCAAGAGCGTGCTGCTCAACCAGACCTCCGAGGTTCTCGGCGCGCCGCTGGCCACGCTGAAGCTGGATATCAAGCCCCTGGAGATGGGAATGCGCCAAGGCCAGGCCACCCTGGTGGTGGAGGCGGGGGACCGCTCCTGGCGGAGCTGGATGAAAGGCAATATGACGGTAAAGGAGTTCCAGGTGATGGTGGACACCACGCCGCCGCGCCTGGCCTCCCTTAGCCAGATCATCCACATCAACCGGGGCGGCGCGGGTCTGGCCGTGTACACGGTAAACGAAGCCGATTCCCAGCACGGAGTGCGGGTGGGAGACCTGGTGTTCACGGGATGGTCGCCCTGGCCCCAGCAGCCGGGCACCAAGCTGTGCTATTTCGCCTATCCCGAGGACGCCCCCAAGGACCAAGCCATAGAGCTGTGGGCCCAGGACCCGGCCGGCAACCAGGCCAAACTGCCTCTGAACGTCAAGGTGCACTGGAAGAACTTCCGCACCGACGTCATCAACCTCAACGACGCTTTCATGAACAAGGTGGCCGCCCGTTTCGCGGACCAGATCCCCGCCGACCGCCAGACCCCCTTGGCCAAGTTCCTGTGGATCAATCAGGATTTGCGCCAAAAGAACAACGCCAAGATACACGAGGCGTCCAAGCCCAGCCAGGCGTATCAGCTATGGCAAAACACCCTGGAGCGCCCCCTGGGAGCGCGCAAGGCCGCCTTTGGCGACCGCCGCGAATACGTGTTGGACAAGAAGGTGGTCAGCCGCAGCGTGCACCTGGGGCAAGACCTGGCCCACACCGAGCGCAGCCCGGTCAAGGCCACGGCCAGCGGCATGGTGCGTTACGCGGCGGACATGGGCATCTACGGCAACTGCGTGATCCTCAGCCACGGACAAGGGGTGGCCACCCTGTACGGGCACCTCAGCGAGCTCAAGGTCAAGGCGGGCGACAAGGTGGCCCGCGGCCAGGTCATAGGCCTGTCGGGCATGACCGGCCTGGCCCTGGGCGACCATCTGCATTTCTCGGTGCTGGTGGACGGCGTGTTCGTCCAGCCCACCGAGTGGTGGGATCCCCACTGGGTGCAGGACAACGTGCTGCTGCGCTTCAAGGAGGCGGGGCTGCCCCAGCCGCTGCCTCCGGCCGGGAAATAG
- a CDS encoding ATP-binding response regulator, which yields MSQKVCNETIALPQENYHILVVDDESMIIELLFKLLSAKGYEVSTSTNGREALEFLRGHACDLVITDVRMPYLDGLQLLKAVKDMNPRLPVIMISGYDEAAVVLDALKAGAENFLAKPLNLDILDQVIGKTLSLASIRPRGCSLPSVRQTTYMRSPSQPGCVQDMVYQISLSAVAVGFADNDLENNVKLALAEAITNAMEHGNLWDEDKFVEVDVDLDGNTLRATVRDEGPGFDYNGLLNPTSNEHLMSERGRGIFLANAIMDEVSFNQIGNQVTLVKRRPPLAAEND from the coding sequence ATGTCACAAAAGGTCTGCAACGAGACGATCGCCTTGCCCCAGGAAAATTACCATATTTTGGTCGTGGACGATGAGTCCATGATCATCGAGCTGCTTTTCAAGCTGCTCTCTGCCAAAGGTTATGAGGTTTCCACCTCCACCAATGGCCGGGAGGCCCTGGAATTTTTACGGGGCCACGCCTGTGATCTGGTCATTACCGACGTGCGCATGCCTTATCTGGACGGCCTGCAACTGCTCAAGGCCGTCAAGGACATGAACCCCCGCCTGCCGGTGATCATGATAAGCGGCTACGACGAAGCCGCCGTGGTGTTGGACGCCCTCAAGGCCGGCGCGGAAAACTTCCTGGCCAAGCCGCTCAACCTGGATATTCTGGATCAGGTCATCGGCAAAACCCTAAGCCTGGCCAGCATCCGCCCCAGGGGATGCTCCTTGCCCTCGGTGCGCCAGACCACCTACATGCGCTCCCCCAGCCAGCCGGGATGCGTGCAGGATATGGTTTATCAGATATCCTTGTCCGCGGTGGCCGTGGGCTTTGCCGATAACGACTTGGAAAACAACGTCAAGCTGGCCCTGGCCGAGGCCATCACCAACGCCATGGAACACGGCAACCTGTGGGACGAGGACAAGTTCGTGGAAGTTGACGTCGACTTGGACGGCAACACGCTGCGGGCCACGGTGCGCGACGAAGGGCCCGGTTTCGACTACAACGGACTGCTCAATCCCACTTCCAACGAACACCTCATGAGCGAGAGGGGGCGGGGCATTTTCCTGGCCAACGCCATCATGGACGAAGTGAGCTTCAACCAGATCGGCAATCAGGTAACCCTGGTCAAGCGCCGGCCCCCCCTAGCCGCCGAAAACGATTGA
- a CDS encoding PP2C family protein-serine/threonine phosphatase yields the protein MSHQWSQSAWDPPSSILVVDDSAHYRDLLTNGLSRHGYRFHEAAHGLEAIEALRRHPEIDLILLDLMMPQMDGFSFLKWRETRPEISDIPVIVNSSLNDPDSIAKVLALDCYGYFVKPLSQVDLELVLPLKIRNAINSRRMMADLRAKNRLMAEELEMAARYQQFLLPKQRRLPGVQAAWWFQPCRGVGGDYFDFFELPGGDLGLVMADVSGHGVASAMTASILKALIPRYLSEHHSPAAVLGLLNEDLLRLTPDDVFVTTFLGRYAPLTKELRWSLAGHPCPLLQEAEGEMVALEQSSPFLGVFSKDQPLLKYCDRSCTLREGQRLVVYTDGLLDTAGDQGKPKGRQRLEQMLRQHRDLSAGQLTRKLAAQLNRSNGDYPSDDIAVIIMDF from the coding sequence ATGAGCCACCAATGGAGTCAGAGTGCCTGGGATCCGCCGTCCTCTATTTTGGTGGTGGATGATTCGGCGCATTATCGCGACTTGCTTACCAACGGCCTCTCCCGGCATGGCTATCGTTTTCACGAAGCCGCTCACGGGCTGGAGGCCATCGAGGCCCTGCGCCGTCACCCGGAAATCGACCTGATACTCCTCGACCTGATGATGCCCCAAATGGACGGCTTCTCTTTCCTGAAGTGGCGCGAAACCCGCCCGGAAATCAGCGATATCCCGGTTATAGTCAACAGCTCCTTGAACGATCCGGATTCCATCGCCAAGGTATTGGCCCTGGATTGCTACGGCTATTTCGTTAAGCCCCTGAGCCAGGTGGACCTGGAACTGGTGCTGCCGCTCAAGATTCGCAATGCCATCAACAGCCGGCGCATGATGGCCGATCTGCGCGCCAAAAACCGGCTGATGGCCGAGGAGTTGGAGATGGCCGCCCGCTACCAGCAATTCCTGCTGCCCAAGCAGAGACGGCTTCCGGGTGTCCAGGCAGCCTGGTGGTTCCAGCCTTGCCGGGGGGTGGGCGGGGATTATTTCGATTTTTTCGAGCTGCCCGGCGGAGACCTGGGTCTGGTGATGGCCGACGTTTCCGGTCATGGCGTAGCCTCGGCCATGACCGCCAGCATTCTCAAGGCCTTGATTCCCCGCTACCTCAGCGAGCATCATTCCCCTGCCGCGGTGCTGGGACTCTTGAACGAGGATCTTCTGCGTCTAACCCCGGATGACGTGTTCGTCACCACTTTTCTGGGCCGTTATGCCCCTCTTACCAAGGAGTTGCGCTGGAGCCTGGCCGGTCATCCCTGCCCCCTGCTGCAAGAAGCCGAGGGAGAAATGGTAGCACTGGAGCAGTCCAGTCCCTTCCTGGGGGTGTTTTCAAAAGACCAGCCCCTGTTAAAATATTGTGATAGGAGTTGCACATTGCGCGAAGGCCAGCGTCTGGTGGTGTACACGGACGGATTGTTGGACACCGCCGGCGACCAGGGCAAGCCCAAGGGTAGGCAGCGCCTGGAACAGATGCTCAGGCAACACCGCGACCTGAGCGCCGGCCAACTGACCAGGAAATTGGCCGCCCAGCTAAACCGGAGTAACGGAGATTACCCTTCAGATGACATAGCCGTAATCATCATGGATTTCTAA